A region of the Penicillium psychrofluorescens genome assembly, chromosome: 6 genome:
CTGAATGGAGACTCCGCGCTTGACGGACAGGAGCTCAAGGAAGTCGGTCGCGCTCTGGTTAATTACGGCAGCATCGAAATCGCCCACATCAAGGGCCACCGGAGCTCAGAGATCGAGTCGTTGCTTGGCTACTCGGACAGCGACTATGTGGCGGTGCGCGAGAATATCACGTTTCATCCAGACGACTGGCTCAGTCACTCGCCCACCCCAGTATTAACGCCTGCCCTGGAGGCATGGAGCATATAGTTCATACCTTGAACTTGACATGATTGGTCTAATCTTTTCAACACTTTACCGAGGGGGTGGTTGGTCGTTTTGTTCAACCATAATGGGATGATCAAAGTTCGGTATAGAAGGGCCAGATGATGATAGAAGCACAGAACATTGATATGAAAAATGTTGCGGACAGGACACGAATAAATGATCTCAATGACATCTTTGTCTCATCGCCACCGCAAATGATCTTAATCCTTCCACCGCTCCAGCCATTGCTGCATCCTCTTATCCAGCGTTGGGGCGGCAGCGGGAGCAACCTAAATCACGAATTAGACTCCTCGGCGGTATTGATATCGGGTCAAACATACGTTATTCTCCGTGGGGTTCACCGTCGCAGACAGATACTCCGACAGGGTCGTTTGAACCGTCGGTGCACCCAGATAGGTCGTTGCAATAACGAAAGGAAATGGTGGATACTGTGGTGTAGGCGACTTGTCCAAAATAGTACTGCCAGCGCGTTTGGGCATTGGAGCATACTTAGTCGGACCATCTTGCATCCCAAAGGGCACCGTATGCATGCCCAGGTCCTGACGTTTGCGTAGTTCATTGCCATGGATCTCGTTTTCGGTTGGAGCTGGGAACTGGAGGACGGATTCTGTGTTTCCCATGGGGGCTGACTGCTTGAATGTCGGGGTGGGTGTGGGGCCtccttcgaggagatggtcTTCTTCCGGGGTCCAGGGGAGGGCAAGTGCCGGTGTCATGGATCTGACTGCATTGGAGATCTTGGAGGGGAATGAACCTTTCATATTGGTCAAAGTAAAGTGGTAGGTGTAGCCAGACCAGGGGTCGTTTGGTCCAGTAGAAACAATCTTCAGGAAGCTATTCAAGAGTCGGTTAGCATGAGTCTCTTTTTGGGTTTCTGGGGGTTTCATACTAAGCGTTGGGCTCGTTTCCACCCACGCTCTGGTTCACACGGAAAGACACCCAATCTCCCGGTTCAAATGTACCTTTCCGCACAACTTGAGCTAGGCAGTCCTGCATGTGTATATCTCAGTGGTTGGTCCGTTCTGCAAATGGGTTCCATCCCACTTACATAGGAGTCTGTGGTCTCGTCGCCAGCACACAAATGGAGATCGTACAGCGCTGGCCCATTGCTCTCATAGGTCCAAAGCAGACTCACCACCTCGCCAGAATCAAAGGTTAGCCCgttggcggtgatgatcTGGGCGTGGGAGACCGTAGCCAGGAACAGGGCAAAGAACACGGACAATAATGGATTGAGTGCCATGCTGAAGGAAGGCGACAAATCTCACACgaaagaaacagaagaagaagaaggagaagaagagcaaaaCAGGGAGGTGAGTTTGAGTAACCACCCCTACATTCCATACTTCAGTTTGGTTAGGGCTTGGATAGGCAGCTGATTGATGGCCCGTGCTATCGATCAGCTCACTCACTTTGTTTCGCTCGCGCACTCCGTTGTTTCGACCATCCACTCCCAACCAACCATGGCGACTGAACCAGGCTGGAACTCCGTGGCGGGCATCGCTACCAACTTGCTCGATGGCAACCttgtcgccatcgccatcgcaATGCTCATCACCTTCGGtgtgccggtgctgctgcacgTCATCTTCTACCGCAGTGCAGCCGCTCCGCCCTCAAGCAACTTCCTTCTGCTGGGATCGAGCGGTGCTGGGAAAACAGCTTTCACCTCCTTGGTAAGCTATTCTCTCCTACCATTTCTTCTCTTACTAACATGATCATGAAAGCTCGAGGCCAAATCCTCTCCCGCCTCCAAAAAGTCCCACCTGACGCACACCTCCCAGTCCTCAACACTGGTGACTGTCGGCCTTCCTCCGGATGTTCCCACAGCATCCAACCGCTATCGATCCGTCAACGACCCTTCTCTCAAAGAAACCTCAAGGAATCCCGTCAGATACCGTGTGCAAGATACCCCCGGCCATGGCAAGTTGCGCGCTTCCCAGGGAATCTCCCAGCTGCAGGCCATGTCCCACTCCAACGATGCCAAGATAAAATTACGAGGTGTGCTGTTCATGGTCGATACGGCAGCTCTCGTGGATGAGACAACGCTGCGAGACAGCGCCACCTATTTGCACGATGTACTCCTGATCCTGCAGAAGCGAGCTCTGAACAAGGGCAAGTCGTCCGCTAAAGTCGCTACGGAAGTTCCAGTGCTGGTGGCTGCCAACAAACAGGATCTCTTTACTGCGCTCCCTCCCGGCTCGGTGCGGGAGAAGTTGGAGGCGGAGATTGATCGGATCCGCAAGTCGAAGACGAAGGGTCTTTTGGATGCTAGTGCGGGTTCGGGCGTGGAGacagaagatgatgaggTTCTGGGGAATGATGGAGGTCTGGAGAGGTTCAGTTTTAAGCTGCTAGAGGAGGAAGTGGGTATCAAGGTTGATGTGGTCGGTGGTGCCGTCAAGGGTGACCCGAATGAGGAATTGGGATCGGGCGTCCGTCGGTGGGAAGAATGGGTTGGACTGTGTCTGTAGatgaataataataaaaagGAAGAGTTGTATATTATATTAATCTACGTCCCAGTCGACTCCTAGGGTCGCTGTTGCTTGCGCATCGACCCAGTCCTGATCCATCAGTATCGATACatatatatctctctctctcttagGGTTGGAGACATCACTTACCCACAAATGCCGCGCCAGCTTCGGATCCTGTGCCGTCGTACTTGGCGCACACAGCGTCGCAATGGGAACAAAGTACTTCCCCCGGTAATTCTTGCGGCGAACCTCCGGGCTGGCAGCTAGATACACCGCGGTGGCTGCGCCATCTTGCAGACTTTGCCCAAAGAACCCCGCTAACTTGCGCAAAACACCCCCCAAAAACCTGCCCACATACGCACTCCACGCGGTCCACTGGTCCGTCACAATATTCCCAGGGAAATACGAGTTGACATAGATGTGCTGGGCCGCTGGATCCCGGTCCAGGAGCAGCCGTCGACTCAGCTCATTCGCAAACAGGATATTCCCCAATTTCGACCGGCTATATCGCCATACGCCATCCCACATGTCCGACCACTTCACAATGCGCGAGGGCGAGGTGAGCAGATCCAAATCCAGATGGCGACACAGTATATGCAGCACGGAGCTGGTCATTACCACCCGGGCATCGCCATTGTTTGTGTGCGTTACTGCTCGTTTCAGCAAAGGAACCAAGAGCATCGTCAGGACTTGGTGCCCAACGCAGTTGGTCGCGAAGACCCAGTCGATATTCTGTGGTGAGCGTTTGTATTGCGGCGGTACGCCCAATGCGGCGTTGCAGACCAGCAGGTGAACATATTCGGTGCTCTGCTTGATTTGATCCGCGGCGGCTTTAACCGCGTTGATGTCGCCCAGATCGCACGGGACGAACTCAACACGGGGATGGTCTTCATCGAGTAACTGGCGCTGCTTCCATGCTTGAAGCGCCTCGTGGTATTTGGGGGCACTGCGGGCGACGATGAACACCTTGGCTATGCCGTACTCCAGGAGCTGAGCGGTGATTTCTACAACCTCATTTTTAGCTATTATGATGCTTGAGCCGTGTCTCTGAGCGCTTACCTTGACCGATGCCTGCTTGGCCCCCCTGCGATGCGGTTAGGATGATGCACAGGCAGTAAAGAGGGGATAGTTAGTGCCGACGCACCGTCACTACCGCTACTCGTCCATCCAGGTCCGGAGTGTCTTGCAGTGAGAAATTCTGGTACGTGAAGATGCCAGTCATTTTGCCTGCGAAGAAAAAagggagatggggagagAGAACTACGATCTTGAATGGTCGCCGCATAGCCCTACGTCATCTGGATCAGATCGGTCTAAGTATTCATGTTCCTTCTATTCGACCTGTATTAGTGTTTAAGTCACAACGCCGCTCCATCTGCTTCTATCCCGATTCTACTAGACTGTGTTGAAAGTTGAAGCTGATGAACCCATCCACCCCGGCAATATAAAAGCAAGCCAATGTTGAAACTCCAGGAAATGATTCCGAGAATGCACGTTACTGAGATTTGCCATGATGCAGCATCCAAGTGAGCAGGTCGACCTTGGTCACCACCGCCATTGGCTTCATCGCGCCACTGTCGTCTCGCTCCGTCACGACCGCCGCACTGTTCCACTCAAAGAAGCGGTTGAGCTCACTGAGCGGGGTGTCCATGGTGATTTCCACAAAATGGCGACCCTTGATCTGCGGCCGCAACGTGTCCGTCGTCCCATTGGCACGGCCATTTTGCTTCACTCCTAGATCGCGGGGGTCCGTCACGATCTCGGGAATCTTGGAGAAGTCGAACATGACCTCGGACACGGGACTTTCTCCCGTCGCCCGCCCATGAGTCAGTCGGCTGAGGACGTTGCCCAGCGTGATCAGGCCCACGAGCTTGCGTCCCGAGGGTGCTAGGACGGGAAGTTGGTCGAAGCCCCTTTCGCGCATGATCTCGATTGCGGCCCCGCATGCAAAGTTCGTCGGCACGGTGGTGACCGGTTTCAACCGCAGGGCGCTGACCTT
Encoded here:
- a CDS encoding uncharacterized protein (ID:PFLUO_009178-T1.cds;~source:funannotate); translated protein: MALNPLLSVFFALFLATVSHAQIITANGLTFDSGEVVSLLWTYESNGPALYDLHLCAGDETTDSYDCLAQVVRKGTFEPGDWVSFRVNQSVGGNEPNAYFLKIVSTGPNDPWSGYTYHFTLTNMKGSFPSKISNAVRSMTPALALPWTPEEDHLLEGGPTPTPTFKQSAPMGNTESVLQFPAPTENEIHGNELRKRQDLGMHTVPFGMQDGPTKYAPMPKRAGSTILDKSPTPQYPPFPFVIATTYLGAPTVQTTLSEYLSATVNPTENNVAPAAAPTLDKRMQQWLERWKD
- a CDS encoding uncharacterized protein (ID:PFLUO_009179-T1.cds;~source:funannotate) gives rise to the protein MATEPGWNSVAGIATNLLDGNLVAIAIAMLITFGVPVLLHVIFYRSAAAPPSSNFLLLGSSGAGKTAFTSLLEAKSSPASKKSHLTHTSQSSTLVTVGLPPDVPTASNRYRSVNDPSLKETSRNPVRYRVQDTPGHGKLRASQGISQLQAMSHSNDAKIKLRGVLFMVDTAALVDETTLRDSATYLHDVLLILQKRALNKGKSSAKVATEVPVLVAANKQDLFTALPPGSVREKLEAEIDRIRKSKTKGLLDASAGSGVETEDDEVLGNDGGLERFSFKLLEEEVGIKVDVVGGAVKGDPNEELGSGVRRWEEWVGLCL
- a CDS encoding uncharacterized protein (ID:PFLUO_009180-T1.cds;~source:funannotate), encoding MTGIFTYQNFSLQDTPDLDGRVAVVTGGQAGIGQEITAQLLEYGIAKVFIVARSAPKYHEALQAWKQRQLLDEDHPRVEFVPCDLGDINAVKAAADQIKQSTEYVHLLVCNAALGVPPQYKRSPQNIDWVFATNCVGHQVLTMLLVPLLKRAVTHTNNGDARVVMTSSVLHILCRHLDLDLLTSPSRIVKWSDMWDGVWRYSRSKLGNILFANELSRRLLLDRDPAAQHIYVNSYFPGNIVTDQWTAWSAYVGRFLGGVLRKLAGFFGQSLQDGAATAVYLAASPEVRRKNYRGKYFVPIATLCAPSTTAQDPKLARHLWDWVDAQATATLGVDWDVD